The following coding sequences lie in one Apium graveolens cultivar Ventura chromosome 3, ASM990537v1, whole genome shotgun sequence genomic window:
- the LOC141711699 gene encoding uncharacterized protein LOC141711699 — protein MEGVSSRLGRASSRYGGSAPVFTGPVRKWKKQWVHVSSPLSHSSRSHHHHHNHNNNNNSPSLLLCRWTPVSDKSVKPQPDLPRRKFRYTPIVGIDDLKKEVDKRGKDEAVTSKTSQSSPRETARKGVIFRKQDIDSLFMEVSQASINDQDDSDGEDQ, from the exons ATGGAAGGAGTGAGTTCACGACTCGGCCGCGCTTCATCTCGCTACGGCGGCTCAGCTCCTGTCTTCACAGGTCCTGTCCGAAAGTGGAAGAAACAGTGGGTCCATGTCTCCTCCCCTCTTTCTCACTCTTCTAGGTCCCACCATCACCAccacaaccacaacaacaacaacaactctCCTTCTTTGCTCCTTTGCAGGTGGACCCCAGTTTCTGATAAGTCTGTTAAGCCTCAGCCTGACCTTCCTCGCCGCAAGTTTCGTTATACTCCG ATTGTCGGGATAGATGATTTAAAAAAGGAGGTTGACAAAAGAGGTAAAGATGAAGCTGTAACAAGCAAGACCTCTCAATCTTCACCAAGAGAAACTGCCAGGAAAGGTGTTATCTTTAGAAAGCAGGACATTGACAGTCTCTTCATGGAAGTGAGCCAG GCATCAATAAATGATCAAGACGATTCAGATGGTGAAGACCAGTAG
- the LOC141713884 gene encoding uncharacterized protein LOC141713884 — protein sequence MGSSRGRGNLTANAAGRATGSSPSPQTIGEGDRLGLSNGKQVMATKEGSVALGDKLILTDVLYVPELNCNLIFVLQLLATSFYRITFTDKFCVIHDRNSRTLIGAGEQSDGVYWYKQNHHIQANQVGLIDQHKLWHQGLGHPSHKVISLLPFFARSENKAHMLSKDSCECEVCLRAHQKRSVFPLSDNKATEIIDNMMSVPSSVNTPNRFVDDDLEVAVTINQPFHHMVSNQSTNDMEQQNLLSNQQSPNNDQQSSDVNINSTHSDSTDFTSTENIAPVELLGKGHRLRKPSSRLTDFITHTIHVKNPVAAIASPSPNRASRTPFHLAHYVNCDAFSVRHKQFLAAITAGEEPISFSEANKSSKWRTTIKEEIDALEKNGTWTLEDLPPGKTALGYKWVYKIKYKEDGSIERYKGRLVVFGNRQKECIDFGETFAPVAKMVTVRMFLAVAAAKNWELHQMDVHNAFLHGDLDEEVYMKLPPGFNSLFPGKVFRLRKSLYGLRQTPRQWFAKLSATLKFFDFKQSYADYSLFYYTKGDVSLHVLVYMDDLIITACRVISW from the exons ATGGGTAGCTCTCGAGGTCGAGGAAACCTCACAGCCAATGCTGCAGGTCGTGCCACTGGCAGTAGTCCATCACCACAAACTATTGGTGAAGGGGATCGCCTTG GTTTATCAAACGGTAAACAAGTTATGGCGACAAAAGAAGGAAGTGTTGCACTGGGTGATAAATTAATTTTAACTGATGTACTTTATGTTCCGGAGTTAAACTGCAATTTGATTTTTGTCTTACAATTGCTTGCAACTTCATTTTACAGGATCACATTTACTGATAAGTTTTGTGTAATACATGACCGCAATTCGAGGACCCTGATTGGAGCGGGTGAACAAAGTGACGGGGTTTATTGGTACAAGCAGAATCATCATATTCAAGCAAACCAAGTGGGACTGATAGACCAACATAAGCTGTGGCATCAAGGACTTGGACACCCATCTCATAAAGTTATTTCTCTTTTACCATTTTTTGCAAGAAGTGAAAATAAAGCTCATATGTTGAGCAAAGATTCATGTGAGTGTGAAGTTTGTTTGCGAGCTCACCAAAAGAGAAGTGTTTTTCCTTTAAGTGATAATAAAGCTACTGAAAT TATTGATAATATGATGAGTGTGCCTAGCTCAGTCAATACCCCAAATAGGTTTGTGGATGATGATTTGGAGGTAGCAGTAACTATAAATCAGCCCTTTCATCATATGGTGTCAAATCAGTCCACTAATGATATGGAACAACAAAACCTCCTCTCTAATCAGCAGTCTCCAAATAATGATCAGCAGTCTAGTGATGTCAATATAAATTCAACTCATTCAGATAGTACTGATTTTACATCAACAGAAAATATTGCTCCTGTAGAGCTTCTCGGTAAGGGACATCGTCTTCGTAAACCATCATCACGCCTCACAGATTTCATCACTCATACTATTCATGTCAAAAACCCCGTCGCTGCTATTGCTTCACCATCTCCAAATCGGGCCTCACGTACACCATTCCATTTAGCTCATTATGTAAATTGTGATGCATTTTCTGTGAGACACAAACAGTTTTTGGCAGCAATTACTGCAGGTGAAGAACCAATTTCCTTTTCGGAGGCAAATAAGAGTTCAAAGTGGCGTACAACCATAAAAGAAGAGATTGATGCATTGGAAAAAAATGGTACTTGGACTTTGGAGGATTTGCCTCCGGGAAAAACTGCCCTAGGTTATAAATGGGTTTACAAAATCAAGTACAAAGAAGATGGTTCAATTGAACGTTACAAGGGACGACTTGTGGTATTTGGGAACAGGCAGAAAGAATGTATTGATTTCGgtgagacatttgctcctgtagCAAAGATGGTGACAGTGAGAATGTTTCTAGCGGTTGCAGCGGCTAAGAATTGGGAACTTCATCAAATGGACGTGCACAACGCCTTTCTCCACGGTGATCTGGATGAGGAGGTTTATATGAAACTTCCTCCGGGCTTTAATTCACTCTTTCCTGGTAAGGTATTTCGACTTAGAAAATCATTATATGGTCTCCGTCAGACTCCTAGACAATGGTTTGCAAAACTATCAGCAACATTGAAATTTTTTGATTTCAAGCAGTCATACGCAGATTATTCTCTGTTTTATTATACCAAAGGGGATGTGTCACTACATGTTTTAGTGTATATGGATGACTTAATTATTACAGCTTGCAGGGTCATCTCATGGTGA
- the LOC141713885 gene encoding uncharacterized protein LOC141713885 — METNQKAQWVQVNSILGAWIQNTLDASIRSSVPITDNVKDMWDDIRIRFSAGNGPRINELIELASYLTPPCSCACTCGSKTALAKEREDESVHQFLSGLDSTIYENVQTNILMQDPLPSLNIVLNKAQTRERNHMLNRTSDKKNEVVGFAMQGTTRGRGTVRASERQKINVTCTHCGKLGHGQDNCFELLGYPDWWYAENRAAARGR, encoded by the exons ATGGAAACTAACCAGAAGGCTCAATGGGTGCAAGTTAATTCTATACTCGGTGCTTGGATTCAAAACACTCTTGATGCATCCATTCGATCATCTGTCCCTATTACGGACAACGTAAAGGACATGTGGGATGACATTCGAATTCGGTTCTCGGCTGGAAACGGTCCCCGCATTAATGAACTCATT GAATTGGCTTCATACTTGACTCCTCCATGCTCTTGTGCTTGCACATGTGGCTCAAAGACTGCCTTGGCAAAGGAACGTGAGGATGAATCGGTTCATCAATTTTTATCTGGTCTTGATTCGACAATATATGAAAATGTTCAGACTAATATACTGATGCAAGATCCGCTACCCTCGCTGAATATTGTACTTAATAAGGCACAAACACGGGAACGTAATCATATGCTTAATCGTACATCAGACAAGAAAAATGAGGTAGTTGGTTTTGCGATGCAAGGTACAACAAGGGGTCGTGGCACTGTAAGAGCATCTGAAAGGCAGAAAATTAATGTGACTTGCACACATTGTGGCAAGCTTGGACATGGGCAGGATAATTGTTTTGAATTGTTGGGCTATCCAGATTGGTGGTATGCAGAGAACAGGGCAGCAGCAAGGGGGAGATGA
- the LOC141710597 gene encoding ammonium transporter 2 member 4-like, whose protein sequence is MEFPSNLIPDEASPEWMNKGDNAWQLTAATLVGLQTVPGLMLLYGGMVKKKWVINSAFMALYAFAAVMVCWVGWGFQMAFGENLVEFLGKPDHVTLDQKFLLDQAFLGYFPNATMVLFQFMFAAITLVLIAGALLGRMNFIAWMLFVPLWLTFSYTIGAYSIWCPDGWLAKLGVIDFAGGYVIHLSAGVAGFTAACWVGPRSRRDRERFPPNNVLMMLAGAGLLWMGWTGFNGGAPYVASTDSALAALNTHVCTATSLLTWLILDFSVFGKPSIIGAMQGMITGLVCITPAAGVVQCWAAIIMGLVSGSVPWYTMMILHHKIPLLNQVDDTFAVLHTHAIAGALGGILTGFFAVPKLSRLFFLVPDWEKYTGLAYGLQTGRRAAGFKQMGVQLLGIAFIVCLNVVTTSVICLFIKLIVPLRMSEEELEIGDEAVHGEIAYALWDDGEKYQMSKNNSVYDVDEFPSSMTKTASYELSQMV, encoded by the exons ATGGAGTTCCCTTCGAACCTGATACCAGACGAAGCAAGTCCAGAATGGATGAACAAGGGTGACAATGCTTGGCAGCTCACCGCGGCTACACTAGTTGGTCTTCAGACTGTCCCCGGGCTAATGCTCCTCTATGGAGGCATGGTAAAAAAGAAATGGGTCATAAACTCTGCATTCATGGCTTTATACGCTTTTGCAGCTGTGATGGTGTGTTGGGTTGGATGGGGTTTTCAGATGGCATTTGGCGAAAATCTTGTGGAGTTTTTGGGGAAACCAGATCATGTTACTTTAGACCAGAAGTTTTTACTGGACCAAGCATTTTTGGGGTATTTTCCTAATGCTACCATGGTGTTGTTTCAGTTCATGTTTGCAGCAATTACTTTGGTTTTGATAGCTGGAGCACTCTTAGGGAGAATGAATTTTATAGCGTGGATGTTGTTTGTGCCTTTATGGCTTACCTTTTCGTATACTATTGGAGCTTATAGTATATGGTGCCCTGATGGATGGTTGGCAAAACTCGGGGTTATTGATTTTGCTGGTGGTTATGTCATTCATCTCTCTGCTGGTGTTGCTGGATTCACTGCAGCTTGTTGG GTAGGACCTAGGAGTAGAAGGGACAGAGAGAGGTTCCCTCCAAACAATGTGCTGATGATGCTGGCAGGCGCAGGCCTGCTATGGATGGGGTGGACAGGGTTCAACGGTGGAGCTCCTTACGTGGCAAGTACAGACTCGGCACTAGCTGCCCTCAATACCCATGTCTGCACAGCAACCAGCCTTCTCACTTGGCTCATTCTTGACTTCTCTGTCTTCGGCAAGCCTTCTATCATTGGTGCTATGCAGGGCATGATCACTGGTTTGGTTTGCATCACTCCGGCTGCTG GTGTGGTACAATGCTGGGCAGCAATAATAATGGGATTGGTTTCAGGAAGTGTTCCTTGGTACACAATGATGATACTCCACCACAAGATACCTCTACTAAATCAAGTGGACGATACGTTTGCAGTCTTACACACACATGCCATAGCCGGGGCTCTAGGGGGGATCCTCACAGGTTTCTTTGCTGTACCAAAACTCAGCCGCCTCTTCTTCCTGGTACCTGACTGGGAAAAATACACCGGTCTCGCTTATGGACTCCAAACAGGGCGAAGAGCTGCGGGATTTAAACAAATGGGAGTTCAACTATTGGGAATAGCATTCATTGTGTGTCTCAATGTAGTGACAACAAGTGTGATTTGTTTGTTCATTAAGCTAATAGTTCCCCTCAGAATGAGCGAAGAGGAACTAGAAATCGGAGATGAAGCTGTGCATGGAGAGATAGCTTATGCATTGTGGGATGATGGAGAGAAGTATCAGATGTCAAAGAACAATTCAGTTTATGATGTTGACGAGTTTCCGTCTAGTATGACAAAGACCGCTAGTTATGAGCTTTCACAAATGGTATGA
- the LOC141710598 gene encoding B3 domain-containing protein Os03g0212300-like, with translation MKAVKEADTYDACPEFRIIFFAVESSEHLKIPPTFNKKLEGVFPSDYILESRGKTWRVTVKELDDHLLYLENGWTEFVKDSALVSGDFLVFSYMGNSKFHVGIWDKKGCRKKIPDTKAITTTKKPCNTFQVTLRPAYLRYVNIPKEIGKLLNNQTKCTLKVANNSWVVNCGGYECNRPRFGAGLIQFYKDNKVKVGDTVTFKLISEHDTAFTVDISKRS, from the exons ATGAAGGCGGTAAAAGAAGCAGATACGTATGATGCATGTCCTGAGTTTCGCATTATCTTTTTCGCTGTTGAATCATCCGAACATCTG AAAATACCACCGACATTTAATAAGAAATTAGAAGGTGTCTTCCCCTCCGATTACATACTTGAGAGCCGTGGTAAAACATGGCGTGTAACAGTGAAAGAGCTTGATGACCACCTCTTATATCTCGAGAATGGCTGGACAGAGTTTGTCAAAGATAGTGCTTTAGTCTCCGGAGATTTTCTGGTGTTCTCTTACATGGGGAACTCGAAGTTCCATGTTGGCATATGGGACAAGAAAGGATGTCGCAAAAAAATTCCAGATACTAAAGCTATTACAACAACAAAAAAACCCT GTAACACATTCCAAGTTACTTTGCGACCAGCTTACTTGCGCTATGTG AATATACCGAAAGAAATAGGGAAGCTCTTAAACAATCAGACAAAGTGTACGTTAAAGGTTGCAAACAATTCGTGGGTGGTGAACTGTGGTGGCTATGAATGTAACAGGCCACGATTTGGTGCAGGTTTGATCCAGTTTTACAAGGACAACAAAGTGAAAGTAGGCGACACTGTGACATTTAAGTTGATCTCAGAACATGATACTGCTTTTACAGTTGATATCTCTAAACGTTCATAG
- the LOC141711700 gene encoding 65-kDa microtubule-associated protein 1-like has protein sequence MATVEAPNLLTGETTCNSLLQQLQRIWDEVGESDKERDKMLLQLEQECLDVYKRKVDLAAKSRAKLLQALANARVELTSLLAALGETTFTGIPDKTSGTIKEQLSAIAPTLEQLWKQKDKRIKEFSDVQSQIQKIRGEIAGTGEHVGSPAVDESDLSLKKLDEFRAQLLELQNEKSDRLNKVLEFVSTVHNLCAVLGMDFFSTVTEVHPSLKDSSGVQSKSISNDTLSRLAKTVFSLQEDKKKRLCKLQELATQLTDLWNLMDTSEEERSLFNHVTCNISASVNEVNNPGALALDLIEQAEAEVQRLDQLKASRMKEISFKRQAELEEIYARAHVEIDAEAARGKILALIDSGNVEPSQLLADMDNQIIEAKEVASSRKDILDKVEKWMSACEEESWLEDYMRDDNRYNASRGAHLNLKRAEKARILVNKIPALVETLVAKTRAWEDERGLAFTYDGVPLLAMLNEYARLRHDREEEKRKMRDQKKFHEQLNTEQEAIFGSKPSPARSLSTKKVMGLRANAANGTPSRRISAAHQTLSKSINKEGKRDMRPVAPVNYVSLAKEDATSCISAAEPFPGSP, from the exons ATGGCAACAGTGGAAGCTCCAAATCTTCTTACCGGAGAAACAACTTGTAATTCTTTGCTGCAGCAGTTGCAG CGTATATGGGACGAGGTTGGTGAAAGTGATAAGGAAAGGGACAAGATGCTTCTTCAGTTAGAACAAGAGTGCTTGGATGTATACAAAAGAAAGGTCGACTTGGCTGCAAAGTCGAGGGCAAAGCTACTTCAGGCATTGGCAAATGCTAGAGTTGAGCTAACAAGTCTCCTAGCAGCACTCGGAGAGACGACTTTTACTGGAATT CCTGACAAGACCTCAGGAACAATCAAGGAACAACTTTCAGCTATAGCACCAACACTAGAACAACTCTGGAAACAAAAAGATAAGAGAATTAAAGAGTTCTCTGATGTACAGTCCCAAATACAAAAGATACGTGGTGAAATTGCAGGGACTGGTGAGCATGTTGGGAGCCCTGCAGTTGATGAGTCTGATCTATCTCTAAAAAAATTGGATGAGTTTCGTGCCCAGCTCCTAGAATTGCAGAACGAGAAG AGTGACAGGTTGAATAAGGTACTTGAATTCGTTAGCACCGTGCACAATCTTTGTGCTGTCCTTGGGATGGACTTCTTTAGTACTGTGACTGAAGTTCATCCAAGCCTTAAAGACTCTAGCGGTGTGCAATCTAAAAGCATAAGCAATGACACCTTATCTCGGCTAGCTAAGACAGTCTTTTCCCTGCAAGAAGATAAGAAGAAAAGGCTGTGTAAG CTTCAAGAACTAGCAACACAATTGACTGATCTCTGGAATCTGATGGATACCTCAGAAGAGGAGCGAAGCTTGTTTAATCATGTTACATGCAACATATCAGCTTCAGTTAATGAGGTCAACAATCCTGGAGCTCTCGCTCTGGACCTGATTGAGCAG GCTGAAGCGGAAGTTCAAAGACTCGATCAACTAAAAGCTAGCAGGATGAAGGAAATCTCTTTCAAGAGGCAAGCTGAACTTGAAGAAATATATGCTCGTGCTCATGTAGAGATTGATGCCGAGGCTGCTCGTGGAAAAATTTTGGCCTTGATTGATTCTGGAAATGTTGAGCCTTCCCAGTTACTAGCTGACATGGATAATCAGATCATAGAAGCAAAAGAGGTGGCTTCCAGCAGAAAAGACATACTGGATAAGGTGGAGAAATGGATGtcagcttgtgaagaagagaGTTGGCTTGAAGATTATATGAGG GACGACAACAGGTATAACGCGAGCAGAGGTGCACACTTAAATCTCAAGCGTGCTGAAAAAGCTCGGATCTTGGTCAACAAAATTCCAG CTCTTGTCGAAACACTGGTTGCCAAAACACGTGCCTGGGAGGATGAACGTGGGTTAGCTTTCACTTATGATGGGGTCCCTCTACTTGCAATGCTCAACGAATATGCAAGACTCAGGCATGACAGagaagaagagaaaagaaagatGAGG GATCAGAAGAAGTTCCATGAACAGCTGAACACGGAGCAGGAAGCAATTTTTGGTTCAAAGCCTAGCCCAGCACGATCACTCAGCACAAAGAAGGTGATGGGCTTACGTGCAAATGCAGCGAACGGAACACCTAGCAGAAGAATATCTGCGGCCCATCAAACTTTGTCAAAGTCCATTAATAAAGAAGGGAAGAGGGACATGAGGCCTGTTGCTCCTGTGAATTATGTTTCTCTGGCAAAAGAGGATGCGACCTCGTGCATTTCTGCTGCCGAGCCCTTTCCAGGCTCTCCATAA
- the LOC141710599 gene encoding indole-3-acetate O-methyltransferase 1: MAPSADNNLVVSKIKLERMFSMKGGKGEASYANNSQAQAQHARSMLHLLRETLDGVEIKSSKAPFVVVDLGCSCGSNTIYMIDVIVKHMIKRYEALDIEPPEFSAFFSDLPSNDFNTLFQLLPPLANHGGSSMEECLAANGHRSFFAAGVPGSFYRRLFPSASVNFFYSAFSLHWLSQVPESVMDKRSTAYNEGKVFIESAKESTAAAYRKQWQSDLGDFLSSRKREMVRGGSMFLVCLGRTSVNPTDQGGAGLLFGTHFQDAWNDLVHEGLISNEERDSFNIPVYAASLQDFKEVVEADGSFAINKLEVFRGGSPLVVNHPEDANEIGRALANTCRSVCGVLVDAHIGDSLSHDLFSRVETRATASADQILEQLQFFHIVASLSFT, encoded by the exons ATGGCTCCATCAGCAGATAATAATTTAGTTGTTTCCAAGATAAAGTTAGAGAGAATGTTTAGCATGAAAGGTGGCAAAGGAGAGGCTAGCTATGCCAACAACTCCCAAGCTCAG GCTCAGCATGCTAGATCAATGCTTCACCTTCTAAGAGAAACCCTAGACGGAGTCGAAATTAAGTCCTCCAAAGCGCCCTTTGTAGTGGTGGACTTGGGATGTTCATGTGGTAGCAACACTATTTACATGATTGATGTCATTGTTAAACACATGATCAAGCGCTATGAGGCCTTAGATATCGAGCCACCCGAGTTTTCGGCTTTCTTCTCTGATCTTCCTTCTAATGACTTCAACACTCTCTTTCAACTCCTCCCTCCTTTGGCTAATCATGGAGGTAGCAGCATGGAGGAGTGCCTTGCTGCTAATGGTCACCGCTCTTTCTTTGCTGCCGGTGTTCCTGGCTCTTTTTACCGGCGTTTGTTTCCGTCGGCTTCTGTTAACTTCTTCTACTCGGCCTTTTCTCTGCATTGGCTATCGCAG GTACCGGAGAGTGTAATGGATAAGAGATCAACAGCATACAACGAGGGAAAGGTATTTATAGAGAGTGCAAAAGAGAGCACGGCGGCAGCGTACCGAAAGCAGTGGCAGTCTGATTTAGGTGACTTTTTGTCGTCAAGAAAACGTGAGATGGTGAGAGGTGGTTCCATGTTTCTAGTCTGCTTGGGCCGGACTTCTGTCAACCCCACTGACCAAGGTGGGGCTGGCCTTCTTTTTGGGACACACTTTCAGGATGCTTGGAATGATCTAGTTCATGAG GGTTTAATTAGTAATGAGGAAAGAGACAGTTTCAACATCCCAGTGTATGCAGCAAGCCTACAAGACTTCAAGGAAGTGGTGGAGGCTGACGGCTCATTCGCCATTAACAAGTTAGAGGTATTCAGAGGAGGAAGCCCCCTTGTGGTCAATCACCCCGAAGATGCTAATGAAATTGGCCGGGCTTTAGCCAATACTTGCAGGAGTGTCTGTGGTGTACTGGTTGATGCACACATTGGTGATTCCCTTAGCCATGATCTGTTTTCTCGTGTCGAAACTCGAGCCACTGCTAGTGCTGATCAAATTCTGGAGCAGTTGCAGTTCTTTCATATAGTGGCTTCTCTTTCTTTCACATAA
- the LOC141713886 gene encoding uncharacterized protein LOC141713886, protein MNAISWNCRGLGNSRTVRALRDVVKSYNPGIVFLMETLSNKERIEKLRGKLGYDNQWVVDSIGRGGGLALIWKNSVKCTVIGSGNNFIDVSITNANGSEWRMTGFYGFPERARRKASWDMLKQLSGKSDLPWIVMGDFNDMINIEDMKGPHDHPQALLDGFKQTIESCGLIELDLMGGSFTWEKSRGTRDWVRGRIDRAFASGDWWNLFPLCKLTVHHCVYSDHDPIHLDMYNTEHAKKKIRFRFENVWLREQKFHEEVAAYWKHLKPSHFLPKLLELSSFMNKWGRRFFNKFRQKIIE, encoded by the coding sequence ATGAATGCTATAAGTTGGAACTGCAGGGGACTGGGGAATTCCCGTACAGTTCGTGCTCTTAGGGACGTTGTCAAGTCCTATAATCCCGGTATAGTTTTTCTGATGGAAACACTTTCTAATAAGGAGAGAATTGAGAAGTTACGTGGCAAGCTAGGGTATGATAATCAATGGGTAGTGGATAGCATTGGTAGAGGAGGGGGTCTTGCTCTAATTTGGAAGAATAGTGTGAAGTGTACGGTGATTGGTTCTGGGAATAACTTTATCGATGTTAGTATAACTAACGCTAATGGCTCAGAATGGAGGATGACAGGGTTTTATGGTTTTCCAGAACGTGCTCGTAGAAAAGCATCTTGGGACATGCTGAAACAACTATCTGGTAAGTCTGATCTTCCATGGATAGTGATGGGCGACTTCAATGATATGATAAACATCGAGGACATGAAAGGACCTCATGATCATCCTCAGGCACTATTAGATGGGTTTAAACAAACCATTGAATCATGTGGCCTAATAGAGTTGGATCTCATGGGAGGTAGCTTCACCTGGGAGAAGAGTAGAGGCACTCGTGACTGGGTGCGAGGGAGAATAGATAGGGCGTTTGCTTCTGGTGATTGGTGGAACCTGTTTCCTTTGTGTAAACTGACAGTGCATCATTGTGTCTACTCGGATCATGACCCAATCCATCTGGACATGTATAACACTGAGCATGCTAAGAAAAAAATCAGGTTTCGTTTTGAGAATGTTTGGTTAAGGGAACAAAAATTCCACGAGGAAGTTGCAGCTTACTGGAAACACTTAAAACCAAGTCACTTTCTTCCTAAGCTTCTAGAGCTATCATCTTTTATGAATAAATGGGGGAGAAGATTCTTTAATAAGTTTCGACAGAAAATTATTGAGTAG